The Paraburkholderia hospita DNA segment CCGAAGGCGATCTTGCAGATGCCCTTGTCGGTCGTCGCGACCAGCACGAGGCCGAGCGAAGTCTGCGCGCTCGCGTAGCGGACGCGCAGCCCCGCGCCTTTGCGCCGATATTCGGACGGCGCCATGCCCAGCTCTGCGGCGGCCGTATCGTACATCCGGGACGGCGAGCCGAAGCCAGCGTCGACGGTTGCGCGGGTCACGTCCGCGCCCCGTTGCAGCGCGTCGCGCAATGCCGCGCCGCGATGGGCCGCCTGGTATTGCCGCGGCGACACGCCGACTACACGCTTGAAAAGCCGCTGCAGGTGAAACGGGCTGACGTGCACTGCGTCGCTCAGTTGCGCGAGCGTGAGGCGTTGCTGCGGGTCTGCGTCGAGCGCGGCGCAGGCGCGGTTCACGATCTCGAGTTCGCGCGGCAGGCCGCCCGGCTGGCAGCGCTTGCACTCTCGATAGCCGGCGGCACGCGCTTCGTCGGTTGAAGTAAAGAAGTCGACATTCTCGCGGCGCGGCAGGCGTGAGGCGCACGACGGACGGCAGAACACACCCGTCGTCCGAACGCCGTAGAAGAAGGCGCCGTCGGCGGACATGTCGCGTTTCAGGACGGCTGTCCAGCGCTCGTCGTCGTTGGCGAACGTGTCGGGCGTCGCTTGGGAGATGGCTGTGTTCATCGTTTGCCCCGGGGGACGGTTTTGATGCTTACCACTTTAGCGGGCAGGTTCACACAGTACGCTCCGCTTCTTGCTGTGTCATTTGGGCCGCGCGGCGGGGAGATTTTTCCCACATATCGGGAGAATCTGCCCCTTAAAAAAATTGGGGTTTTCCCTTAAAAAGTTATTGCGTCGCATCAAGGCGGTGTGTATAGTGGTTCTTGTCTCCTCCATGTCTCCTCCTGATATGGATTCAGCCCGCTCCAATCGAGCGGGCTTTTTTTTTGCCTCATCGTTTTGCTCTCCCGACTGGCTGGCCACCATCTTTGCGCGCAATTCCTTCTACACTGGGCTCTTCACCGGAACCTCAGAGATCGGATGCCGCGCCATGAAATTCCAGATTCTCGATATCGATCACGTCGTCATCCGCGCTGCTAATCTCGACGCGATGACGCGTTTTTATCACGACGTGCTCGGTTGCACGGTAGACAGGGAACAACTTGAAATCGGCCTGATCCAGCTGCGCGCGGGACGCTCGTTGATCGACCTGTTGCAGGTTGGCGGAAAGATCGACCGGCCGGAAAGCGGTGCGCCCGGCGCGGGGCGAAACATGGATCACGTTTGCCTGCGTGTCGAGCCTTTCGA contains these protein-coding regions:
- the ada gene encoding bifunctional DNA-binding transcriptional regulator/O6-methylguanine-DNA methyltransferase Ada — its product is MNTAISQATPDTFANDDERWTAVLKRDMSADGAFFYGVRTTGVFCRPSCASRLPRRENVDFFTSTDEARAAGYRECKRCQPGGLPRELEIVNRACAALDADPQQRLTLAQLSDAVHVSPFHLQRLFKRVVGVSPRQYQAAHRGAALRDALQRGADVTRATVDAGFGSPSRMYDTAAAELGMAPSEYRRKGAGLRVRYASAQTSLGLVLVATTDKGICKIAFGDDEALLVDDLRNEFASAELIDDPKRLAPFIEQIDGYLRGTRQRFDLPLDIAATAFQQRVWEALRRIPYGETRSYSQIAEAVGSPRAVRAVANACGSNPVALAIPCHRVVHKDGALAGYRWGVARKAVLLDTETHRESRDAAEATHPTADMDHAA
- a CDS encoding VOC family protein; this encodes MKFQILDIDHVVIRAANLDAMTRFYHDVLGCTVDREQLEIGLIQLRAGRSLIDLLQVGGKIDRPESGAPGAGRNMDHVCLRVEPFDADALKTWFAAHDVRIGEEAQRYGADGYGPSLYLFDPEGNMVELKGPPAENP